The following is a genomic window from Gammaproteobacteria bacterium.
CATTGAAGAATGATTCTCACCTTTCAATCACCAGAATTGCGCGAGAGAGCCAGGTGTTTACGCCGGTGAGGGATAGCGCATCGCGCAAAGCGCGGTCAGACGCCGGTTGGGTTGATATCAATATTCCTTTGTGAAGATAGTCGTCAATATGAAAACCGTACTGTAAATCAAGTAGCTCCCTGATGAAACCCTAACACGCGGCATTATAAAGACACCATGCTCGTTTTTAACGAGGCGTGTAACTATATGGTTACCCAAAACTGTGACATTTTTGGATTTGTGAGTGAACGGAGACCATCGACTCCCGCCAACCCTAGGAACTCTAGATTTTTTGGTAGTGCCCTAATTTATAGGATTCGATAATGATTATCCGTTTTGGTTAATCGGAAGCGAGGCATTATAGTGATGGATAAAGTACCAAATTGCTCCAATATGATTGGCTAATTTTTTTGAAAATGACAATGATTTTCTCACTAATCTCGAAATTCGTTGACGGCGGGTGTAATTGAATTTTTCAATATGGTTGGTTTGACCGCTTTCCTTGCCAACCGCGCAATGGCGTTTCGGGGGAAAAATTGCGGCATAGGCGGAC
Proteins encoded in this region:
- a CDS encoding insertion element IS1 protein InsB; the encoded protein is MYRCNACGRHFVLNPEKYPISDEKKSYTDFWSAYAAIFPPKRHCAVGKESGQTNHIEKFNYTRRQRISRLVRKSLSFSKKLANHIGAIWYFIHHYNASLPINQNG